Below is a window of Solwaraspora sp. WMMD1047 DNA.
GATCCGGGACGGTGAACGCGGCGGTGGAGTTCTTCTTCGCGCCTGGTATGGCACTGATGAAGTTCGTGAGGAAGTCTGCCGCGAGTTCGGCAGCGAGCGCCTTCTCGCCCTCGAGGTTCCGCGTCAGGTCGTGAAGGTTGACGCAGGCGTAGCGGTAGAACGTGCCAGCACTGAATTCGGCGCTGTTCATGTGTCCACTGCCGGTCTCGTCCGCCGCCTCGTTCAGGTCGTCGACGGCGGTGAAGAAGTCAACCTGGGCGCTCGTGCCGTGCACGGTGAATGCATGAGCGACCTGGACCGCGCCGTCGACGTGGGCGGTGGGCACGTCGGCGAGCATTCGGCCGAAGAGGTTGATGACCCCGTTGCGGCCACTGATCGTCCGAGTGACCTCGTCACGTGGCAGGATCGGGTCCGACTTTGTCGACGACTTGCCCGTCTTCGGCTTGGCTGTCTGGGCGTGGCTGAGGTCGTCCCGGTTCTCCTCGCAAATCCTGGCCAGGTCGTCAAGGGCCGATGCCGGCAGGTAGAGCAGAACCGAGGTTCCGCCGTTGGCCTCCAGCCCCAGTCCTTTGCTGGTGATGCTCGCCGCCACCTGCTGACCGGCGAACGTCGCCAGGTCTTTGGACCAGCCTTTGCTTCGCAGCCGCGAGGCAACCTCGATCGGCACCCGGCGGGTGCGCAGCGCCTGCTCACCGGCCGACTCCTGCAGCGCGAGCCGGACCGCCCGCTTCCAGCTCTGGCTGGAAACCCGGGTACGTTCGACGCCACCGAAGGTCATCGACTTGGGCGAGCCCAGGTCGTCGCGGTTCAGATTGGCGTACGGGATGCTCTGGAGCAGGTGAATATCGATGTATCGGGCCGGGGTCATGCTTGCTCCTCGTTCTCGGGATTCAGAGTGCGGTAGAAGTCTTGTAGCCACCGTTTGGCGACGAGCTCACGTTCCTGATCCCACTTGCGCAGGTCGTCAATGAGCCGAACCCAGTCGATGGCCGTTTCCACGGACCGGATGTGCTGGACGAGGCCGGGTAGCTGCCGATGCACCCCGGTTAGGTCCTGCCTGACGAGCAGGTGCAGCCGCTTCTCCGCGGTTGTGCGGCTGATACGACCTCGGCTTGCCGCCGTAGCATTCACCGCCCGGGCCAGCGCAGTGCCGATACTGGGCCTGCTGGAGAGCCGCTGGCGGGCGGTGCCGAGTTCCGGACCGTTCCCGACGTCCCCCAGGCCGTCCTCGATATCGCTGTCGGGCGCATCCGTGGCCGGATCGTCAGGGCCGATTCTTGTCGCCGATCCGCGCTGACCGCTGCGGGTTTGAGCAGCAATCATGGCTGCTACGGAGTACAGGGCGTACTCCTGCGCCCGGTCGCTCTGGCGGGGCAGCCAGCGGGCGACGGTGGCGTGCATGCCGTACGCCTGCTCCGGTGGTCGCCCGAGCCCACGACGCAACGAGGAGCGCCGCTCCGGAACGTTCGCGCACAGTCCGATGACGTGTTGGACGAACTTGTCAATCATGTCGATTGACAAGGGAGTCGCGGTGTCGGTACTCACTTCGCCTTACCCTTCTGGCGTTTACCGGTGAGCCGGTGGTGTGCCTTGTCGATGGCGGCAGCGAAGCGGGGAAGGTGAGCCTCGCCATTGGTCGCCCAGTCGATGGCCTCGTGCCCGAGCTGTCGGTATGACTTCCGGGCAGTGGCCCACGTCCGGTTGTGCAGGTGCGACCAGAACAGGTCTTCTGCTCGTGGCCAGTAATGGGTCTTCACCCGAGCCACCCACGGCCCGACCCGGTCCTTGACATCGGTTGACTCCTGCCAG
It encodes the following:
- the cas7e gene encoding type I-E CRISPR-associated protein Cas7/Cse4/CasC — translated: MTPARYIDIHLLQSIPYANLNRDDLGSPKSMTFGGVERTRVSSQSWKRAVRLALQESAGEQALRTRRVPIEVASRLRSKGWSKDLATFAGQQVAASITSKGLGLEANGGTSVLLYLPASALDDLARICEENRDDLSHAQTAKPKTGKSSTKSDPILPRDEVTRTISGRNGVINLFGRMLADVPTAHVDGAVQVAHAFTVHGTSAQVDFFTAVDDLNEAADETGSGHMNSAEFSAGTFYRYACVNLHDLTRNLEGEKALAAELAADFLTNFISAIPGAKKNSTAAFTVPDLVYIAVRGDRPVSLASAFEPPVRAPLDGGFGPKSRTVLSEYAGHIYRLIGEDGLVHHAHALTDEKGLDHLGELTPSHAALVKNAIARAGLR
- the casB gene encoding type I-E CRISPR-associated protein Cse2/CasB, whose amino-acid sequence is MSTDTATPLSIDMIDKFVQHVIGLCANVPERRSSLRRGLGRPPEQAYGMHATVARWLPRQSDRAQEYALYSVAAMIAAQTRSGQRGSATRIGPDDPATDAPDSDIEDGLGDVGNGPELGTARQRLSSRPSIGTALARAVNATAASRGRISRTTAEKRLHLLVRQDLTGVHRQLPGLVQHIRSVETAIDWVRLIDDLRKWDQERELVAKRWLQDFYRTLNPENEEQA